From the genome of Schistocerca piceifrons isolate TAMUIC-IGC-003096 chromosome 6, iqSchPice1.1, whole genome shotgun sequence:
TCATTAAGGTGTTTGGATGCGTAGTGGCAGTCATCCTGAGAGTGCTACACTTCAAAagaacatttaaactcatcttcagTAAGTAACTTGATGAGCATTGAAGAGGTCATTTAGGCTGAAAGCAAGAGGCGTGattttaaaacaaactgaattTGCCACAGAAAGTAGCAGCCTTGACGTAAGTAAGCCGCTAACTTCCAATTCAATACATGATTGCGTTATACCATTCAAGAAACCGTATCTAATGTATAATTTTGGAGAGTACATTTTAAGGAATTCGCAGTCAACAATGTGATTAAAATGTTTTTCCCTCAGACTTACTTGAACTCTAGGACCCATTTCAGGGTTTCCATGTCTGCCTCGTTGCAGAGGTGCATGTAGTCACCAGACGAGTGCCACGGGTAGAAGGAGTGGAATCGGATGATCTTGTGGCCCATCTCCGGCAGTTTGGAGCCGTTGTGCTTCAGCAGGCGGTAAACGTACTCGTCGTGTCCCCAGGCCATCAGCACGTTGTCCAGGCCGCAGTTGGGGGAGTACATGCCGTACTTCGTACTGTAACAGTACAATGTTTTCTAAGTTTGTTACGAACTATAAGCGTTTCATACTGCGTGAAAACGTGACTAGTCTCTCTACGGGAAATAATCATCACAATGATCATAAAATTCCTGTATTTTTGCATGAATGTTTCCTTACTTGTACTTGGGGTTGTAGGTGTCCGGGTTGTCGTGGAAAGTTGTGTTTCTGTAGACAATGGAGTCGGCCCAAGCGCAGCCAACAGGGAAAGTGTCTCCAGTAACGGCCCACTGCGGCTCGTCGTAGAACGCCATTATCTGGAACAATAGGTTTGCTTCATAATTCATGTCTCCTGAATCAGTACTTCACTGTTATTGTATTAATAACCCTTATTTTTATTTACTGGCGCGAATGATGTTTGACGCAAAGTCGTCGCAGGTGTGAATGATGCCAAAAAGTATCCAGTTGTCAAGAAATGTGCTTCTCATGTTACTTGCGTTTTGAAAATCAGTGCTTAATGTCCTACGTTTTATTTTGTCTTGAATAAAAGTTTATTGGACCAGGATTCTGTTCGGCCCTGAGGTGAGTTTCCTTCACTCCAACGCTAAGATTAATATGCAAATGGCTGGCATACATTCTAGAGTTATTTATATAAGGCAACTCGCCAAAGAGTCCTCAAGTACATTTTGTCTGGTTGTTTTGGAAGGTATTTGCAATTTAGGctttgcattgtgtagctgaatCGGTCCAAAACAaaaattgttcatcatgtgttcCATGTGACGCCCAGCATCGACGGATAgtatcggtttgtttcccattacaaaggaAATTATTTTCAAGGCGAAATTCCATACATCAGACATTACTCTAGTTCGGTAGTCGTTTTATTGGTACGTTTTAATAGAGGcagcaaaacacgaagaataatcaatCTGTAATCCAGCAGCTACTGAGCAGCACTGCTGCATGGAGGTAGCTGTAGGCACGATACAGAgcagtgctgtcactgctggagttTTGGTTATTCTaattgttttactgtccctgtcaatATGTACCGATAAAACAACGTACTGACTTATCTGATACCGATCTAttgaatgagcacgtaaaattttcctttcatttgtaACCCGAAACAAATCATCGTTTCCCACCGACACTGGACCTCGCATGAAAAACTTGATAAGCCGTATTTGTTTGGGTTGACTTCAgctgcacattgcaaaaacgaaattgcataaTCTGCGGAAATACCAGTAAAATGCTCCTGACGGTTATTCGGAGAGAAACCTGATATAACAGAGTTGCAAGTAGTGTTTTCGTAAGAACCTTTCTGCTACGATTGATATTTAAGTAATAAGAAAAAGATCCTTTCATTGTAATTCATTCAGCTATAGTTCCTTGGTGTGACACTGTATATTGTACAAACAAAACCGTTTTTCGTCTTGTTTCACAAAGCTTTATCTTCGTACGACCTCACTTACAGGTCGTATGGTCTTTTGAGGTTTATAACTGGGTGCCATCTCTGGAATTAGTTGTGTACCGGAATATGGGCTTACAACCCAAATCCTGTGTCttacaaaaattaagttttgtaaAGCAAGATAAAACTACTGTttactttattcaaaatttatctGTTAATCCCTTCATCCGCAGGAGGAACCACGAGGATACAATACCTCGTCTTAAAGAACAattagttgtgtttgtgtgagctcACCTTGCCCATGTCATGTAGCAGTCCTGTCAGCTGCAGCCAGTCACAGTCCGGGTGGTCCTCGCGAATGCGCTCCGCCGTCTGAAAGGCGTGCACGATGTTGGGCACGTCGACGTCGGGGTCACTCTGGTCCAGCATGCCGCTGAGCCTCTCCAGCGTGTCCATGATGGGCGCGCGGAACTTGTCGAACTTCAGCCACTTGGCGTGCTGTTCTGTAAGATAGGCGACATGTTCGTAAGAGTAAGAGCACGGCAACCAGCAATCAGGAATAATTCGCAGCAACTCTGGTTGCGCAGAGCGGACTTACTCTTGACAAAGTCGACGGTCTGGTACTTGTGCATGTCGTAGTAGAGCTTGCGGACTCGCTCCTTGATGGGGTCTGTGTCGTCGATGGTGTAGTCTCTGAACTGGGCGATCGGTTTCCCTGCGTGGATGGGTTCCGGACGCAGGATCTCCGAAGGATCGATCAGAGGACGATTCTGGAAAAAGATTATTACATTACAACTTACAAACCTGCACACGACATTGCGGGATTATTAAAACAGTTCAATTCTGGAGAAGTTCAAATCTCCAtcaggctatccagatttagggAAAAGGCGAGAGGACGTTCTTTGGAAAAGTCACGGTCTAAAGTCGTCCACTCCGCTGCTTATCGGTCTACTGCCAATAACTGTGCATGAACGCAGGAAGGAAGATCAAGATTCAGCGAGCTGTCAGCGATGAAAGGGCTGAACACGGATATTCTACTTGCGTGGGAAAGGAGATAAGCCTAAAGCGAC
Proteins encoded in this window:
- the LOC124802965 gene encoding inositol oxygenase-like; the protein is MASAKVMNRPLIDPSEILRPEPIHAGKPIAQFRDYTIDDTDPIKERVRKLYYDMHKYQTVDFVKKQHAKWLKFDKFRAPIMDTLERLSGMLDQSDPDVDVPNIVHAFQTAERIREDHPDCDWLQLTGLLHDMGKIMAFYDEPQWAVTGDTFPVGCAWADSIVYRNTTFHDNPDTYNPKYNTKYGMYSPNCGLDNVLMAWGHDEYVYRLLKHNGSKLPEMGHKIIRFHSFYPWHSSGDYMHLCNEADMETLKWVLEFNKYDLYSKSDEMPDIEKLKPYYQSLIDKYVPGILSW